A genome region from Leifsonia sp. Root112D2 includes the following:
- a CDS encoding FtsQ-type POTRA domain-containing protein, with amino-acid sequence MAMKRPQGFDPSARAKRPTLAPSRPVRQDPPTEPRAPREETAGPSAERSAGPQRGEPDAVTAPIPLPGVTLPDSQDRATQDLTTQDRTERPADARSARARLRGARRERKRFERGEVRRFTRRARHRRIVWLSAAGVLVALVLGVLLVSFSPLMALRTIDVQGTSKVNASAVKQALDSQLGRPLPLIDQGAITSKLAAFPLIRSFSTEVHPPSTLVVHIVERAPVGVLKTGSKYTVVDPAGVVISTFPDRPAGYPLIGPAEGSAGFTAVAGVLQSLPAAVLAKVNTATATTADNVSFTLLSNGATVVWGSADQSSLKAAVLADLLVKAPHAKTYDLSSPHNAVTR; translated from the coding sequence ATGGCGATGAAGCGGCCCCAGGGATTCGATCCGTCTGCGCGAGCGAAGCGACCCACTCTCGCGCCCTCACGGCCGGTGCGGCAGGACCCGCCGACCGAACCACGGGCGCCTCGCGAGGAGACCGCCGGGCCCAGCGCAGAGCGCTCTGCTGGGCCGCAGCGCGGCGAACCGGATGCCGTCACCGCCCCGATTCCCCTGCCCGGCGTCACCCTGCCGGACTCACAGGATCGGGCAACACAGGACCTAACAACACAGGATCGGACCGAGAGGCCCGCCGACGCTCGATCGGCCCGCGCCCGACTGCGGGGTGCCCGTCGCGAGCGCAAGCGTTTCGAGCGCGGCGAGGTGCGTCGTTTCACCCGGCGAGCCCGGCACCGGCGCATTGTGTGGCTCAGTGCCGCCGGTGTTCTTGTCGCACTCGTGCTCGGCGTGCTGCTGGTCTCCTTCTCCCCGCTGATGGCCCTGCGCACCATCGACGTGCAGGGCACGAGCAAGGTCAACGCATCCGCCGTGAAGCAGGCTCTGGATTCGCAACTGGGCCGGCCGTTGCCGCTCATCGATCAGGGCGCCATCACCTCCAAGCTCGCGGCCTTTCCTCTCATCCGCAGCTTCAGCACCGAGGTGCACCCCCCGTCGACACTGGTGGTGCACATCGTTGAACGCGCGCCCGTCGGAGTGCTCAAGACGGGCTCGAAATACACCGTCGTCGACCCTGCCGGCGTCGTCATCTCCACTTTTCCCGATCGCCCTGCCGGGTATCCGCTGATCGGTCCCGCCGAGGGCAGCGCAGGCTTCACGGCGGTGGCCGGTGTGCTGCAATCGCTGCCCGCCGCGGTGCTCGCGAAGGTGAACACCGCGACCGCGACGACCGCGGACAATGTGTCGTTCACCCTGCTCTCCAACGGGGCAACGGTGGTGTGGGGCAGCGCCGATCAGTCGTCACTGAAAGCGGCGGTGCTGGCGGATCTGCTCGTGAAGGCGCCCCACGCGAAGACCTACGATCTCTCGTCTCCGCACAATGCCGTGACCCGCTGA
- the murC gene encoding UDP-N-acetylmuramate--L-alanine ligase encodes MIKPDPSAIIPDDLGTVHFVGIGGSGMSGIARLFIAAGHRVTGSDVRDSSNIEALRALGAKIAIGHDAANLADADSLVVTGALWEDNPEYQLAKARGLPILHRSQALAWLIAGQRLVAVAGAHGKTTSTGMIVTALKALGADPSFVNGGVIESLGVSAAHGDGELFVVEADESDGSFLLYDTAVALITNVDPDHLDHYGSLEKFEAAFVEFAAAARELVVVSSDDAGAVRVTAALKAERPDKRVITFGEYESADVRLHSVVTDGPVSFSLAWRGVDYTATMRVPGLHNAVNAAGAFAVLVGLGFDAADTVDAIATFGGTQRRFELHGTVGGVSVYDDYAHHPTEVAAALAAARTVVGSGRIIAVHQPHLYSRTRLFAQEFADALERYADETVVLDVYGAREDPEPGVTGALVSERFADESHVEFISDWQQAADHTAAIARDGDFVITLGCGDVYRIVPQLLDSLRRVRG; translated from the coding sequence CTCGGCACGGTGCACTTCGTCGGCATCGGCGGATCGGGCATGAGCGGCATCGCACGCCTGTTCATCGCGGCCGGTCACCGGGTGACGGGTTCGGATGTGCGCGACTCGTCGAACATCGAGGCGCTGAGAGCGCTGGGAGCGAAAATCGCCATCGGCCACGACGCGGCGAATCTCGCAGACGCCGATTCGCTCGTGGTCACGGGAGCCCTCTGGGAGGACAACCCGGAGTACCAGCTCGCGAAAGCGCGGGGCCTGCCGATCCTGCACCGCTCGCAGGCGCTCGCCTGGCTGATCGCCGGGCAACGCCTGGTCGCCGTGGCCGGGGCGCACGGCAAGACCACATCGACGGGCATGATCGTCACCGCGCTGAAGGCCCTCGGTGCGGATCCGAGTTTTGTCAACGGCGGCGTCATCGAATCGCTGGGCGTCAGCGCCGCGCACGGTGACGGCGAGCTGTTCGTGGTAGAGGCGGACGAATCCGACGGTTCGTTTCTGCTGTATGACACGGCCGTCGCCCTGATCACCAATGTCGACCCCGACCACCTGGATCATTACGGTTCGCTGGAGAAGTTCGAGGCCGCTTTCGTCGAATTCGCGGCGGCCGCACGCGAGCTCGTCGTGGTTTCCAGCGATGATGCCGGCGCCGTGCGCGTCACCGCGGCGCTGAAGGCGGAACGGCCCGACAAGCGCGTCATCACCTTCGGCGAGTACGAGAGCGCCGATGTGCGTCTGCACTCGGTCGTCACCGACGGCCCGGTGTCCTTCAGTCTGGCCTGGCGAGGCGTCGACTACACGGCCACGATGCGCGTGCCCGGCCTGCACAACGCCGTCAATGCCGCCGGAGCATTCGCCGTGCTCGTCGGGCTGGGTTTTGATGCGGCGGACACCGTGGATGCCATCGCAACCTTCGGGGGAACGCAACGGCGATTCGAGCTGCACGGCACGGTCGGCGGCGTGAGCGTGTACGACGACTATGCACACCACCCCACCGAGGTGGCTGCAGCACTTGCCGCCGCCCGCACCGTCGTGGGTTCGGGCCGCATCATCGCGGTGCACCAACCCCACCTCTACAGCCGCACCCGGCTCTTCGCGCAGGAATTCGCCGACGCCCTTGAGCGCTATGCCGACGAGACCGTCGTGCTCGACGTCTATGGTGCGCGCGAAGACCCTGAACCCGGAGTGACAGGCGCGCTCGTCTCCGAGCGCTTTGCCGATGAATCGCATGTCGAGTTCATCAGCGACTGGCAGCAGGCCGCCGACCACACCGCCGCCATCGCACGCGACGGCGATTTCGTGATCACCCTCGGCTGTGGCGATGTGTACCGCATTGTGCCGCAGCTGCTCGATTCGCTGCGCCGAGTGCGCGGATAA